The Vigna unguiculata cultivar IT97K-499-35 chromosome 11, ASM411807v1, whole genome shotgun sequence genomic sequence ATAACgtgcgtttttttttttttgtttgctgtgatttttagatattaaaataacgatgatttgtgttttctttaatgatgttttatttggttcGTTTTGCTTTGTTATTGTgcagataattaaaattaaggacATAATTCGGCCAGCGGAGAGGGAGAATTTCAATGATGTGTATATTGTGTATGAGTTGATGGACACCGATTTGCATCAGATTATACAGTCTAATCAGGCTCTCACTGATGAGCACTGTCAGGTGAGGAGTTAAGTGGTTGTGGTTATTGCtgagtggtggtggtggtgactaATTGTTTGGAATGTTTGACTTGAAACAAACGTAAGTGTGCACGCGTCAGAGGAGTGATTGAGATTTAGTATGAGAAAAAAGTGTTGTGACATTTAAGAGGGTGTCTAAGACCTAGCTTCAGGGATAACGGTGAGATATTATAGTAATAATACAACACAGTGGGAGTTTATATTTATAGTATATTTGTTCTGTTCTTTAGTGGATAATGTGGACATGCTTGAACCTCTGACCATATGAATCAATTACATGATAATGTTTCAGTTTAACCAGTAATTTCGAGTTTGAGAATATAAATGCAGTAAATACTAGGAGCTAGCTAGAGTTGTCTTGTCCAATTCGAGTAGTATTGTCTCATGAGGAGGATATCTATATAATCAAGGCAAAAATATGTGGAGATATTTGTTGTCTTGTTTGTTGTAATGACCGCCACTCAACGGGCTCTTTGGTGCTTACTTACTGGAGTTTAATGTGGGAAAAAGGTATTATGTTTGAAGGATTCACGGAAAGTGATTATATAAAGTACCATACTGGACGAAGCATTTAATAGTGATGAAGATAAGTTTAATTCGTCCCTATCCCCGTATTTTTTGGCATTGAATGTTATGTGACATTTTGACTCTTTGGTTCAGTAGTTGTTACTTGTTAGTGACCGTGTTTGATGGTATGGGaggagaatctaatttaatCGAATGTTTCTTCTCATTTGTTAATGTAACCTAACTACCACCAAGAATTTAATCCAAGCGATATGATAAGaagtttgtttttcttaaatgaagTTTTGGGTGTGACTGAGTGTTGAAGAGAGTAAGTGCTAGTATAACTCGTGAGTCCACTGGCTCAACTTGGATTAGTTGGAACCTAAGTTGACTTCTTGATATTAACGATCTAAgacaaatgaaaaagaaatctaACTACTCGAGTGATATTAGAAAGTtgttattaaaacaaaaattatcaagGATGCTAATGAGAAAATGGAACTGTTAAATTGGTCATTTGGTGCTGCATCTGTTTACGATGCTATCTATTGTTGTTCGAGAACCTTGAATAATTCAGTAACCAGCATCAGATCTTCTGATGTTTTTTCCTTGAAACTGATTATGAATCATTACcctacaaatttaaatttcgtggttttatttgatttgtatcTTTGTAGTTCATAAAACTTAAATTGTGTTTTCAATGTCACTGTAGTACTTTTTATATCAACTCCTGCGAGGATTGAAGTACATACATTCTGCAAATGTTTTGCACCGAGATTTAAAACCAAGCAATTTACTTCTCAACGCAAACTGTGATCTCAAAATATGTGACTTTGGGCTTGCCAGAACAACCTCAGAGACGGATTTTATGACAGAATATGTTGTCACTCGTTGGTACAGGGCCCCTGAATTGTTATTGAATTGTTCAGAATATACTGCTGCTATTGACATTTGGTCGGTTGGTTGTATTTTAATGGAGATAATCAGAAGGGAGCCTTTATTTCCTGGTAAAGATTATGTTCAGCAGTTGGCCCTTATAACTGAGGTATTGATCTTTTCTCTTCAATACCTGGTTGCATGTTGAATTGGCAGCAAAGTTTAGCTTAGCATGCCAGGATCCTTGTCTTCTGAAGTATCTTTTAATTAGTATTGATAGTTAATTCAAGCTTACAAATGATTAAATCTTGATGAACAAAGTCCTCATAATCATCTCTCGAAACAGTTATTAGGTTCACCAAATGACTCGGATCTTGGGTTCCTCAGAAGTGATAATGCAAAGAAATATGTTAAGCAGCTTCCACATATAGAGAAGCGGTCTTTTGCTGAGCGGTTTCCTGATACGTCCCCGTTAGCAATTGATCTTGCTGAGAAAATGTTGGTCTTTGATCCCTCCAAGCGAATAACTGGTAtacctccttttttttttcttttagtaaacCGTTAAGTTTGTGTAAAATAAGTTTAACTCCCTCAGTATGCAGTCAAAATTGGTTGTAGTATATATGCCTTTAAAACGGTTGTTTTAGATCTTGTATTTCCTAATGTGGTACATTTTTTCTCAATTCTATACTTCTCTATAGACAACCCACCACATTTCAGATGTAAAAGAACCAAAACTACGGTTTTAAAATGGTGGGGACTAAAATCAATTTAGACCAAATCTCGGAAGACCTTAAAGGCTAAAACACGTTTTACCCTTTATCTCTTTTATCATGTTCTTTCATTTCTTCATAAGTTTTACTTTTTTGCATAGTCGAAGAAGCACTAAATCACCCATATATGGCAAGTCTTCATGAGATCAACGAGGAGCCCGTTTGCCCAACTCCTTTCATCTTTGATTTCGAACAGACAACTCTTAACGAAGAAGACATAAAGGAGCTCATATGGAGAGAGTCTCTAAACTTCAGCCAGGATCAGATGTTGGAATAGCCTCGGGCCTTGACAAAATAGGTTTTTATATGGAATTTCATTATTCAGGTTTGGAGTTGGGTGGTAAAGGTTCTATTTCTATCAAACATGTTATAAATTGCTTTATTAGGTTTGGAGTTGCAAGTGCAGCATGTGATTCTGTAATGGAAGTGGTGAGGGAGATAGGTTCTCCCATTCCAGTTGTTGCCTTGAGAGGGCAACTTTCatttaccttttttatttctttgagaGGATTATGGTACCCACAAAGCGTTGGTGCTTGTTATGCATAAGAGGGGCATATGCTTCCAAGGCCTAAGCCTTTGTCTTTTTGGCTTTGCATTGTATAAATATCCAAATATAGTAGTTACACAGAAGTTATTGAAGATAAGCCACAATATAgtggtttttatttttgggtGGTTATAATAGAAGTTTTGTTTCGTTATATGTTTTCACTTTTGAACTTTATACACACTTCTGTTGCGTTTTCTGAACTTTGGATTCTGTTTTGGTACTCGTAAACTGTCTTTTCCTTCAAATTACAGAGTTATGGCGATCACAGCTTGCTAGTTCCACTTGTGGAATTTGGCTCCACTAGATTGGTTGTGAGATTCACTTCCGAAGATAAAGTTGA encodes the following:
- the LOC114168443 gene encoding mitogen-activated protein kinase homolog NTF6-like, with the protein product MENNAESEKPNGKGIPVHGGKYLRYNILGNVFEVYAKYAPPLQPVGRGAYGIVCCATNSETEEGVAIKKIGNAFDNRIDAKRTLREIKLLCHMEHDNIIKIKDIIRPAERENFNDVYIVYELMDTDLHQIIQSNQALTDEHCQYFLYQLLRGLKYIHSANVLHRDLKPSNLLLNANCDLKICDFGLARTTSETDFMTEYVVTRWYRAPELLLNCSEYTAAIDIWSVGCILMEIIRREPLFPGKDYVQQLALITELLGSPNDSDLGFLRSDNAKKYVKQLPHIEKRSFAERFPDTSPLAIDLAEKMLVFDPSKRITVEEALNHPYMASLHEINEEPVCPTPFIFDFEQTTLNEEDIKELIWRESLNFSQDQMLE